A single Thermococcus sp. EP1 DNA region contains:
- a CDS encoding DUF357 domain-containing protein, with amino-acid sequence MEREITEEKLKKYFEITKKALETLEIAVHEKSTLFAVAQDFLTMAKSYYSDAEYYYKKGDYVTAFAALNYAHGFIDAGVRLGVFKGEDDRLFAFG; translated from the coding sequence GTGGAACGAGAGATCACCGAAGAAAAACTGAAGAAATATTTTGAAATCACAAAAAAAGCTCTCGAAACGCTTGAAATAGCAGTACATGAAAAAAGTACTCTTTTTGCTGTGGCGCAAGACTTTTTAACTATGGCAAAAAGCTATTATAGCGACGCTGAATATTACTACAAAAAAGGAGACTATGTAACAGCATTCGCCGCTTTAAACTATGCACATGGCTTTATTGATGCAGGAGTAAGACTGGGAGTATTTAAAGGAGAAGACGACAGATTATTTGCATTCGGGTGA
- a CDS encoding DUF555 domain-containing protein encodes MGDYVVILEAPIIVREVESPDDAINVAVSKVAKALNKEKLDFVRVEIGYSQCPVCGSPFESAFVIGNIGLVGIYLTLKVFNAQSLEHAERIAKAVVGKALKKVPLKVFEIKELHNGKEKVGIELNNNNSL; translated from the coding sequence ATGGGAGATTATGTAGTTATCCTTGAGGCCCCAATAATAGTGAGAGAAGTTGAAAGTCCAGACGATGCAATAAATGTTGCGGTTTCAAAAGTAGCAAAAGCATTAAATAAGGAGAAACTAGACTTTGTAAGGGTGGAAATAGGCTACTCTCAATGTCCAGTGTGTGGTTCCCCGTTTGAGAGTGCTTTTGTTATTGGAAATATAGGTCTTGTTGGGATTTATTTAACTTTGAAAGTTTTCAATGCTCAAAGTCTTGAACATGCGGAGAGGATAGCCAAAGCAGTTGTTGGAAAAGCTCTAAAGAAAGTGCCATTAAAAGTTTTTGAGATAAAAGAGCTCCACAATGGAAAAGAGAAAGTTGGGATAGAGCTTAATAACAATAATAGTCTCTAA
- the pyrG gene encoding glutamine hydrolyzing CTP synthase — protein sequence MAKFIFVTGGVVSGLGKGITSASLGMLMESRGLKTTNIKIDPYLNYDAGTMSPYQHGEVFVLDDGGEVDLDLGNYERFLDTNLTFEHNITTGKVYSAVIEKERRGDYLGATVQVIPHITNEIKERIRKIAEEYDIVVVEIGGTVGDIESMPFLEAARQMQLEEGRDNVAFVHVTYVPKLKVVGEQKTKPTQHSVKELRSLGIQPDAIIARSEDPLEEGARRKISLFTNVPEEAVISAYDVEDTYEVPLLLEREGLGRYLTKRLGLEEKEPDLKAWEEMVRKYKNLKEEVEIGIVGKYVKLADSYLSIKEALKHSSIANEVKVKIRWIEAEDLEKEGFKLLDGVDGIIVPGGFGARGSEGKIMAVKYARENDIPFLGICFGFQLTVVEFARHVLGLEEANSTEINPQTPYPVVDLLPEQREIDKLGGTMRLGAYPVKIKEGTLAHKLYGKELIYERHRHRWEVNPEFVREFERAGLVFSGISADDKRRMEILELPTNSYFIATQFHPEFKSRPMRPAPVFKGLVKAAKEKRYG from the coding sequence ATGGCAAAGTTTATCTTTGTAACAGGTGGTGTAGTTAGTGGCCTTGGAAAGGGGATAACAAGCGCTTCACTTGGAATGCTTATGGAATCCAGAGGATTAAAAACCACAAACATAAAGATAGATCCCTATCTCAACTATGATGCCGGAACTATGAGTCCCTACCAGCATGGAGAGGTCTTTGTTCTTGATGATGGGGGTGAAGTAGATTTAGATTTAGGAAATTACGAGAGATTTCTGGATACAAATCTAACTTTTGAACATAATATTACTACAGGTAAGGTCTACTCTGCCGTTATAGAGAAGGAAAGAAGAGGAGACTATCTAGGTGCCACTGTTCAAGTCATTCCTCATATCACCAATGAGATAAAAGAGCGTATAAGGAAGATAGCAGAAGAGTATGACATTGTTGTTGTAGAAATCGGAGGAACCGTGGGTGATATAGAAAGCATGCCTTTCCTCGAGGCTGCAAGACAAATGCAACTCGAAGAAGGAAGGGATAATGTAGCATTTGTCCATGTAACTTATGTGCCAAAGCTTAAAGTTGTGGGAGAACAAAAAACCAAACCCACACAACACAGCGTTAAAGAACTCCGCTCACTAGGAATTCAACCTGATGCAATAATAGCAAGGAGTGAAGATCCCCTTGAAGAGGGAGCTAGGAGAAAGATAAGTCTCTTTACAAATGTACCTGAAGAAGCTGTGATAAGTGCTTACGATGTTGAAGACACATACGAAGTACCATTACTCCTCGAGAGAGAAGGTTTGGGAAGATACCTCACAAAGAGACTTGGCCTTGAAGAGAAGGAACCAGACCTAAAGGCCTGGGAGGAAATGGTAAGGAAATATAAGAACTTGAAAGAGGAAGTAGAGATAGGGATTGTTGGTAAATACGTTAAGCTAGCTGATTCTTACTTAAGCATTAAAGAAGCACTAAAACATTCAAGCATAGCAAATGAAGTTAAGGTAAAAATAAGATGGATTGAAGCTGAAGACCTCGAGAAAGAAGGATTCAAACTTCTGGATGGAGTGGATGGAATAATAGTTCCAGGTGGATTTGGCGCCAGAGGAAGCGAAGGAAAGATAATGGCCGTAAAATATGCAAGAGAAAATGACATACCCTTCTTAGGAATTTGCTTTGGATTCCAGCTTACGGTGGTGGAGTTTGCAAGACATGTTCTTGGCTTAGAAGAAGCAAATTCTACAGAAATAAACCCACAGACACCATATCCAGTGGTTGATCTTCTTCCAGAACAACGAGAAATAGATAAACTTGGAGGAACAATGCGCCTTGGAGCTTATCCCGTAAAAATAAAAGAAGGAACCCTAGCCCATAAACTCTATGGAAAAGAGCTCATTTATGAAAGACATAGACACAGATGGGAAGTAAATCCCGAATTTGTAAGAGAATTTGAAAGAGCAGGTTTAGTGTTCAGTGGAATTTCAGCAGATGACAAAAGAAGAATGGAGATCCTTGAACTTCCAACTAACAGCTACTTCATCGCAACCCAATTCCACCCAGAATTCAAATCACGACCTATGAGGCCTGCTCCAGTATTTAAGGGCCTAGTCAAAGCAGCGAAAGAAAAAAGATATGGCTAA
- a CDS encoding 30S ribosomal protein S8e → MAIWQGRSLKKPSGGRIIFARKKRKRELGREPAFTRVVEDKEERKIIRTYGGNRKVRLVKALYANVFENGKGKKVKIISVVENPANRQYVRRNIITKGAIIQTEIGKALVTSRPGQEGIVNAVLIKEESA, encoded by the coding sequence ATGGCTATCTGGCAGGGAAGATCACTCAAAAAACCTTCAGGTGGAAGAATCATATTTGCAAGAAAGAAGAGAAAGAGGGAACTTGGAAGAGAGCCAGCATTTACAAGGGTAGTTGAAGATAAGGAAGAAAGAAAGATCATAAGAACCTACGGTGGTAACAGAAAGGTCAGATTGGTTAAAGCACTCTATGCAAACGTCTTTGAAAATGGAAAAGGTAAGAAAGTAAAGATAATCAGCGTTGTTGAGAACCCAGCAAACAGGCAATACGTAAGAAGAAACATTATCACAAAGGGTGCAATTATCCAAACAGAAATTGGAAAAGCCTTGGTGACCTCAAGACCTGGCCAAGAAGGTATTGTAAATGCAGTCCTTATAAAAGAGGAAAGTGCCTGA